In Myxocyprinus asiaticus isolate MX2 ecotype Aquarium Trade chromosome 12, UBuf_Myxa_2, whole genome shotgun sequence, the DNA window taagattttatttgtttgtttgtttgagtgacaAAATTGTTCACTCAAGAATTTATACAGAGTTGGATCATTTGAATGTGGCACCCCTTTTGAAACATCTATATTGCTCAGttaaattttgtttaaattaCTTACAGTGCAACGCATTAATCTATCAAAATGTTAAATTGTGGACAATTTGAAATGGACAGTAAAAATGAGATTTTTTAAGGTGCTTTAGAAACAGGATATGGTAGTGATGCCAACCCTTACTGTCTTATGTTGCTGCATCCAGTTAAGTGTTCAAAGTAAAACCAATAAAGCGGCTCTTAAAATGACATGTGGACTATAAAGCACTTACACAGACTGGATGTTTATGCATAAGGGTCAATGGCCTCATTAAGGGTGTACTAAAGAAACATGCCACATATTgttctagatcagtggttcttaaGTAGTTTTGCTTCAGGTCATGaggacacagattttacattggccATTGTGACAGAGAGCCTGTGGGTCAGTCTCTCAACACTGGATTTTAACTGTGTTTATAGGATTTCTGTATTATtctgtattattttataaatttttttcagtcATTATTTTTTCATTGGGGGTTGCTGATTTTGTTTAGTCTAAATTGTTAAAGACTAAATTCTTCTGTACATATCTGTTTATACACGTTTGAAGACTTGTTCAAAAGGTTCTGTAATGTCAGATGGTTTATACCAAGAGATTTTAATACTTCTATGAGCTGGAATCGTTCATGTCATATGCCGTGCAATTTAATAGCACATGCTCAACAGTCTCAGGAAGCCCACATTTATTACAGGTACCAGATTCATGTTTACCTATGATGTAAAGTGAGTAATTGAGAGCTGAGTGTCCAATACGTAATCGAGATATTACTGTATCATTCCTCCTATTGCCATAATAATCCTTTCATAACCAACTTGTTTTTGGATATTATATGGATGTCATCCTTTTATTTCCTTGTCCTGCCTTTCTTGCCACATCCCTTTAACAGCCGTTTTAATTAGTCCTTTGACTTCAGATTTGCTTAATGGTGTATTGATGTCGATTTTTGAATGAACAAGAGCCTGCATAGCCATATTATCCACCTCCAATAGTGTGCACCTAATGTGGAAGCATTAATTTGATCTATTTTAGTAAATAGTTTTATTgtgtaattgttttattattattattattatctatcctatttattttatgtatttattgatttTCATTTTAACTCTTGTCCTTAATCTTTATTTATGTCTATAATATAATTTAAGAATGAGAAGAGTTCATTTTATTGAAATGGTATGTTCCAATTAGTAAAGGCTGGGAAATATTGCGCATTTAGGCCAACTGCCCACCACTTGGGGCACACATGTTAAACAAGCTTGTTTGTTAGCAGTGTTTGAGTGCAGAGGAGTCTGGCCTCCTTTGTTTAGGGAGGTGAGTGGGTGCTCTTTTGAGTACTTCAGTAGTTTTTAATTGACATTGGGTTTAATTTTGCTCAAACACTTGTTGTATTTGCACCTCTatgaaatcaaaaacatatttttgtacgCCATTCCTGCTTCCTGATGTAATTCTTTCTGTGACTGCCTTGGTTTTTATCACAGATATCAAGTGGCAACAATTACCAAAAATTATTTATGAAACAAAAGTACATATTAACATTGAACTTAAATTGATTTATTATGTTTCATGCTCAGCAGTCAATAATTCAAATCACAAAGCCTGTATTTATTATAGCCgtagtcatattttcttttattatgtAGTTCTTATTATGGATGAGGGTATATCATGCAACATGTCCATGTTAGTCTAATTTTGTTAACTTCTGCCAAGCGActtgaatttgtgccaaaatagaGTAGTCTGATTGGATACGCAACCTTTGAAATTAGCTACAAAAGTTAAGGAAAGTTgacaagcctatttattttgatattcgAACTATGCATAGTTATGCACTATGCAcatatgcattttattatttgcatgtaGCATCATTCTTTCCCTTCTGTCTGTGACACTATCAGACCTACGACCATTTTTGTTTTGCagtccaccagttgagaaccatagATCTAGCCCACAAAGTTTTTACATTTGATAAGTACAAGTGAACAAAAAGTCTTAATCACATtgttactttttcattttttctcaGGATGTGGAACGACTCAGATCTTCTGCAAAATTATTCTTTTTCTTGTGCCTCCTCGTCGGTGGAGGGCTACCGTTATTTTGGTGTCCTTTTGGGATCAGCTGTCACCATAGTAGGAACATTAGGGAATATTCTGACCGTGCTTGCCTTTGCGACTGATACCAACCTGAGAACGCGTTTCAATGTTCTCATTGTAAACCTGGCCCTCGCTGACCTCCTCTACTGCACTGTGCTTCAGCCAGTCAGTGTTGACTCATACCTGCACCTGCAATGGAGGGGCGGAGCCATGTGGTGCCAAATGTTTGGACTCCTTCTGTTCCTGTCCAACAGTGTTTCCATTATTACGTTATGTCTCATCGCTATGAGTCGTTACTTGGTTGTTGCTCATCGCACCTCACGCTTTGCTCGTCTGCTGCTGTCTCAACGTGGCGTTGCTGTGCTCCTCATTTCATCCTGGACAATGGGTCTGGCCAGTTTTGGTCCCCTTTGGCCCGTCTATGTGTTTGCTCCACAAGTGTGCACCTGTAGTTTCCATCGCACAAAGGGGCGACCTTACACCACTGTGCTGCTTTTCCTTTACTTCTTCCTTGGCCTGGGTTGCGTAGGACTGTTCTACTTTTTGATCTACCGTAAGGTCAGTGTAGCTTCTAAAGCATTTCTGAAGTACAGGCCCAGTCCTCGCTCATCCAAACGCAAGCAGGCTGAACCCATGGGGACTGACGACAGTGGAATCAGTGCTGGAGTTTCATCAACTCAAAGCTGTGAGATCAGCAACGATGGCATTGGACCAGAGCACCACAAGAACAAAGCCCTTGAGAACTCTGGGGATCCTGAGGGCCATACAACCAAACAAGAGTCAAAGAAGTCTACAAGTACCATTCAGGACACTTCAAAGGCATCTTCTCAGCCTTCTCCCATTAAAATGCAGACCACAACTCCAGCCTCCTCCACAGGAGAGGACAGTGAATTTAAACGTGTGACTCGAATGTGTTTTACGGTCTTCTTGTGTTTTGTCGGTTGCTTTGCACCATTTCTGTTACTGAATGTAGCTGATAAGGCAAACCGTGCTCCACAGGTGATTCATATGTTCTGTGCAAACCTTACTTGGTTAAATAGTTGCATTAACCCTTTGTTGTATGCAGCCATGAATCGACAGTTTAACCAGGCCTACAAAGACCTGCTACGTAAAGCTGTACAGCCACTCACCTGGATGTGGAGATCTCAATGATTCAGGATTAAATGAAGAATGAAGATTTGCAATCTATAAGTCATTTCAAACTAAACTGTATAAAAGTGAATCACACCAAGCTAATGCCTTTTAAGCAGtgttttgtttaattactgtaatctaattactttcaaGTCAAAAGGTAAtgttacacattacattttaaattcttgtaatcagattacagtttcaatcattttcaatttaattgaaattttattttcaatttcaattaatttttcaATTCAGTTTCTGTTTTCAATTTAGAGTTTCAATTAATAACAAGGGTTATACATTTCTAAaagaatattatttatgtagaatatatttaaaacatgaattatgttcatatgtacatccgTTAAGAGGTCCATAACAAGTCATTGTAAGGAAGAAATGTGGGATGCAGTGTGTATGGCTTGAGTGCAATGATGAACAAGGATGAAATATAGATCATgttttgaatttaaatttaaagtgttttagaaagtaaagtaattaataatgtgattaATTTCCCAATGATTTAGTCAGTAGTCTAAttgcaattttagagaagtaattagtaatatgtagtgtattacttttttgagtaacttgccTAACACTGCTTTTAAGTGATATTGATCTGTAGGAATTCAGTGACAcctaatattttcaaattgtatgcAAAATGGATTCAGTGGGACTCATTCTTTCTGAGTTATCAAGTTTTATTCCATTCATCCTCTACAGATACTGGTTTCATGAAAAACCAAACAGATGCTCTCTACATGTAACGCACAATTAAGGCACCACAACTAATTctaactaaaaataaaattgacTAAAAGGCTACAGCAAATATCATAAGGACTGCAGTCAAAAAGTCTGAGACTCCTCAAAAAAATCTTCTTATAACATTGTTCttaatcaaaaaattattttagtaacacataataaagctaaatttgataaataaaatcaataacagTATGAACTCAAGCTGGCCTGGAGtctacaagtttgtgcaaaagctgatgatccatgttattccaacATAACATGACAAATGTTCCAAAgaccatcttgtgtgcttcaacggAAGCAAGGAAATTTGAACATTTCTACAGAGTTAACATGGTCCATGTCATAAATTTGCTAATTTCATTAGTGACCTAGTGAAAAAGTAGAACCTTAACAATGTCTTCCTCATTTTACATCCTAATATTATGTTTTCTTCTTTGTATTCAGTTgctcaaaatcctaaaactttaaattagattttaaatcccaaaggtttaatgtggtctcagacttttatgttttatattgccTTGTGTTTTATATTGTCTATTGTTTTAAAGCCTATTTTCTATCGACTTTATCCATAAGAATTGGTTTGCTGGTGTGCTTTTAAgctcattttgtaaaaataaaggcttctgtAATTATACATATGCTCTGTGTGCATTTCTTTTTCAAGATGTGGGATTTCCCAGCTGTGTCAAAGAGCTtttcactgcacacacacacattctctctgtaTCAATTCCTCTTTTCTGTGATTACACATAGGCAGGGGAAATATTGTGTGAGATATAATAATGAGATAAAAAGGACATTTGTAACCTCACTTACAAATGAGCATGGAAGTTTAAAGTATGGCAATAGTGAAAACAACAGAAGTGACTCACAGCTTCATTTATTACTTCTCATATGAAACCACAAGAGAGTTCAATGTTTCTTAAGTACTCTCCTCTGTTTACTTTACTGGTTTTGTTTGAAGCATCTGTCAGCTGTTTATGCTGGGCCAACTACATATGAAATAAGAAtccctttctgcatttttaaagtcTTGAGGAATATTTGCACAATTCTTTAGTATCTTTAGaaggataattatttttttcttcactaaatgtattatataaatatgtctatcaattcaattcaattcagctttattggcatgacaattgGAGTATAGTATTGCTAAAGCATTTTAaggttatgtaaataaactgttttaaataagataatactacaataataaatacaacaattagtagtaataaaaaaagacaatttaaacatttaaatactaagAATGATTAAATAGAATAAGAAGATATACAGAATATGCAAAATAGGAGAATATATACAATATGAATTAAATGTAAACAGTGAATTAGTCATGTCTAACAGTGTGAATGGCAGACACATATTTAGCAGCTAGTGTGGCTGTGCTGTGGTCCTCTCCAAGTATATAGGGGATTTTCTCTGTATCACTGAGTATAAGGAATGATGGATTCAGTGTTTCCAATTTGGGGAAAAACATTTCTCTCACAATGTGGTACTTGGGACAGATGAGAAGAAAGTGTTTCTCATCCTCTATTTGCTTTAGATCGCAGTGTCTGCATATTCTCTGCTCTCTCTGCGTCCAGGCTTTCTTATGTCTTCCTCTTTCtatttatagatcatgatcacttaATCTGTATTTTGAGAGGACTTTTCTCTCTTTAAATTGTTTCATTGATAAGTAGTTTGCCAATTTTGTGGTTCTATTTCGGGCCAAATAacactggagtttgttttggaggtcaaattgagtttttaatgttttatcatGAATAACTTTTAGATTTTTCTCAAAgtctttaataatgattttaggaggggcctgggtagctcagcgagtattgacgccaactaccacccctggagtcacgagttcgaatccagggagtgctgagtgactccagccaggtctcctaagcaaccaaattggcccggttgctagggagggtagagtcacatgggggtaacctcctcgtggtcgctataatatgaggttctcgctctcggtggggcacgtggtgagttgtgtgcagatgccgcggagaaaagcgtgggcctccacacgtgctacgtctccgcggtaatgcgctcaacaccacgtgataagatgcgcggactgacagtctcagccacggaggcaactgagattcgtcctccgccacccggattggggTGAgtcactgcaccaccacgaggaattagagcacattgggcatttcaaattggggaaaaaaaaaagattttagagTTGTGCCTGGAGTCATTCACAGGTTTAGTTTCATTAACTAGTTTAAGAGCCAGTGTATTTAGAGGATGAGACACTGGTGGGATCTCACTGGCAAGGAGGGCTTTATATTTTATAGACTTGGGATCAGACTGATGGAGGTGATGCCAGAATTGAACAGATCTCTTCTGTATTTCAATGTTTAGGGGATATAAGCCTAATTCAGTCCTGCAGCCAGTATTGGAACAGCCTCTATGTACCCCCAAAATATTCTTTGCAAATTCCAGCTGAATGTTTTCTACTGCAGTTTTATcccaattttgaaaatgtaaaaccgGTCCCCAAATTTCACATCCATTTAATAGAATTGCTTTAATGATTGAGTTGTATAATTTAATCAGTGTTTTAATTGGTAATTTCATATGGCTGAATCATGATTTAACTGCATTAAATGCCCTCCGAGCCTTTTCACTCAATGCCCAGATAGCTGTAGCTGGTGCTGTACTGTAGGACCTCTCCTCTGTAGGTGAACTGGTATTTGTTTCCCTGAGATCtggccagaggtgggtagtaatgcgctacatttactccgttacatttacttgagtaactttttgaaaaaaattttttacttttaaagtaggtttaaaagtgtgtactttttactctcactcaagtaaatttctaatgatttttttttacatttacttcttGACAATAGGTGGCATTCCTGTCATTACAATACTgggattaattttaattaatgtgtaatttattgagagattattgaatgggacttttacgagagcggaagttcataCAGCTGCGCGTGCTGAGCTGCTGTCAGACTGTCACTCattcactgctgcagcatcaaactcttcaaagtgaaaaactttcttcactccgcacagtgaaaaaaaagaatagtttcatcatgcaatgccttcatttaatgccaagacaagctgatatttcaagattaaaatcacagctccaatttaaggcagcacgctgaggtaagttttggctctaatcctaacgcgggcttttctgtgtaatgtgatggtcattttctgggtgattctgtaactgggctctaatgacatcagtttttaagtgtatatttttaaatcagtgcagcaatatatcagtgcgctttgtcccgtgtcctgcatgtcatgagcagtatttacgtaTTAACCCGTGC includes these proteins:
- the LOC127448825 gene encoding G-protein coupled receptor 84-like — protein: MWNDSDLLQNYSFSCASSSVEGYRYFGVLLGSAVTIVGTLGNILTVLAFATDTNLRTRFNVLIVNLALADLLYCTVLQPVSVDSYLHLQWRGGAMWCQMFGLLLFLSNSVSIITLCLIAMSRYLVVAHRTSRFARLLLSQRGVAVLLISSWTMGLASFGPLWPVYVFAPQVCTCSFHRTKGRPYTTVLLFLYFFLGLGCVGLFYFLIYRKVSVASKAFLKYRPSPRSSKRKQAEPMGTDDSGISAGVSSTQSCEISNDGIGPEHHKNKALENSGDPEGHTTKQESKKSTSTIQDTSKASSQPSPIKMQTTTPASSTGEDSEFKRVTRMCFTVFLCFVGCFAPFLLLNVADKANRAPQVIHMFCANLTWLNSCINPLLYAAMNRQFNQAYKDLLRKAVQPLTWMWRSQ